The following coding sequences lie in one Arachis hypogaea cultivar Tifrunner chromosome 4, arahy.Tifrunner.gnm2.J5K5, whole genome shotgun sequence genomic window:
- the LOC112796346 gene encoding DNA-directed RNA polymerases II, IV and V subunit 9A, whose amino-acid sequence MSSSSSRFNGKMGGLKFCTKCNNILYPKEDKELKILMDACRNCDHEEIAHSNIVYRTKIHHSTAENTQATENLAADPTLPRTKAARCSQCNHGEAVFFQGTARGEEEMCLFFVCCNPNCGHRWRD is encoded by the exons atgtcttcttcttcttctcgattCAATGGCAAGATGGGTGGCTTGAAGTTTTGCACCAAATG CAATAACATTCTGTACCCTAAGGAAGACAAGGAGTTAAAGATTCTCATGGACGCTTGCCGCAATTGCGATCACGAG gaGATTGCTCATAGCAACATTGTGTATAGAACAAAGATACATCATTCTACTGCAGAGAATACTCAGGCTACTGAGAATCTAGCTGCAGACCCAACTCTTCCACGCACCAAGGCGGCTCGCTGCAGTCAATGCAACCATGGAGAAGCTGTGTTCTTTCAG GGAACAGCCAGAGGTGAAGAAGAAATGTGTCTTTTTTTCGTTTGCTGCAACCCGAATTGCGGTCACCGATGGAGAGACTGA
- the LOC112796348 gene encoding outer envelope pore protein 16-2, chloroplastic has product MNISTSSNLETRSLLDELCNFDKEGMLDLGHPLLNRIAESFLKAAGVGAVQAVSREAYFTVIEGCGVVNNGGALPPEITGAKKKKTQCFSGLKGETSCKSLEALVKNTGKESLQWGLAAGIYSGLTYGLKEARGAHDWKNSAVAGAVTGATLALTLEDSSHEHIVQCAITGAAISTAANLLTGIF; this is encoded by the exons atgaacatTAGCACAAGCAGTAACTTGGAGACGCGGTCTCTGCTTGATGAGCTCTGCAACTTCGACAAAGAGGGAATGTTGGATCTCGGCCACCCTCTTCTCAACCGCATCGCTGAGAGCTTTCTCAAAGCCGCCGGT GTAGGAGCAGTGCAAGCTGTGTCGCGTGAGGCTTATTTCACGGTCATTGAAG GTTGCGGGGTTGTTAATAATGGTGGGGCTTTACCGCCAGAAATCACAggtgcaaagaagaagaagacgcagTGTTTTTCAGGTCTAAAAG GAGAAACCAGCTGCAAGTCCCTTGAGGCACTG GTGAAGAACACTGGAAAAGAGTCCTTACAATGGG GATTGGCTGCTGGAATATATTCAGGTCTTACATATGGCTTGAAGGAAGCTCGCGGAGCTCATGACTGG AAAAATAGTGCAGTTGCTGGAGCAGTCACTGGGGCAACACTTGCACTAACATTGGAAGACTCATCTCATGAACACATTGTGCAGTGTGCTATCACTGGAGCTGCAATCTCCACTGCTGCAAAtctcctcactgggattttctgA